One region of Mycolicibacterium insubricum genomic DNA includes:
- a CDS encoding MlaD family protein: MPNSYDGEARGPSNRRIFVAGLVLWLAVSFAVVLMIAKSRGALDPFVRVTAELTNVGDGLPAKSDVKFRGVLVGFVDAVVPARDDRPNIVSLNLKPELAGGIPGTVTARVVPSNVFAVSSVQLVDNGADGAPLQSGEVVHEDRSLPTVLFQTTLNKLRSLLKAVGRDPDPNGVGWLTALGEAADGRGEQLTQSGHDLNEIIGQLNTVVDGKPGPSTIAALSDAMSGLRRSAPELLDALEAGIRPMRTLAEQDSALKSFLFAAGRTVGTAGDAFDNHADQMIQIGSQLTPVVGVLADHHSNISLILANIQYLIQRVVDKVFNWDTNNIQARVAVSLTPTRTYVRADCPRYGDMLGPSCFTAPEVPTAPALSASLGSVNLPMPPGIPENRPNVAPPRNSVLPPSQGNQDGNNGPLPTADPAQPVAPAAAEDPDPGTAAVPNSYVVGGNVGPVGSQLEKDQLGAVLGGQPTAATEMLLAPLVRGTAMTVTSRSEASR; the protein is encoded by the coding sequence GTGCCGAACTCCTACGATGGCGAAGCTCGCGGCCCGTCGAACCGGCGGATCTTTGTCGCGGGCCTGGTCCTGTGGCTCGCGGTCAGCTTCGCCGTCGTCCTGATGATCGCGAAATCCCGTGGGGCACTGGATCCCTTCGTCCGGGTCACCGCCGAGCTGACCAACGTGGGCGACGGGCTCCCGGCCAAATCCGACGTCAAGTTCCGCGGTGTGCTCGTCGGATTCGTCGACGCGGTCGTCCCCGCCCGCGACGATCGCCCCAACATCGTCTCGCTGAACCTGAAACCGGAGTTGGCCGGCGGCATTCCGGGTACCGTCACCGCCCGCGTCGTGCCGTCCAATGTCTTCGCGGTGTCATCGGTGCAGCTGGTCGACAACGGGGCCGACGGCGCACCGCTGCAATCGGGCGAGGTGGTCCACGAGGACCGGTCGCTGCCGACCGTGCTGTTCCAGACCACGCTCAACAAGCTCCGCTCGCTGCTGAAGGCGGTCGGCCGCGATCCGGATCCCAACGGGGTCGGCTGGTTGACGGCGCTCGGGGAAGCGGCCGACGGCAGAGGTGAGCAGCTCACCCAGTCCGGTCACGACCTCAACGAGATCATCGGGCAATTGAACACCGTCGTCGACGGAAAGCCCGGCCCGTCGACGATAGCGGCGCTGTCGGATGCCATGTCGGGGCTGCGCAGATCGGCACCGGAACTGCTCGACGCGCTCGAGGCCGGCATTCGCCCCATGCGCACGCTCGCCGAGCAGGATTCGGCGCTCAAGAGCTTCCTCTTCGCGGCCGGCCGAACCGTCGGGACCGCCGGTGACGCCTTCGACAACCACGCCGACCAGATGATCCAGATCGGCTCTCAGCTGACGCCGGTGGTCGGAGTCCTCGCCGACCACCACTCCAACATCAGCCTGATCCTGGCTAACATCCAGTACCTGATCCAGCGGGTCGTCGACAAGGTTTTCAACTGGGACACCAACAATATTCAGGCCAGGGTGGCCGTCTCGCTGACGCCCACCCGCACCTACGTGCGGGCGGACTGCCCCCGCTACGGTGACATGCTCGGGCCGAGTTGCTTCACCGCACCGGAGGTGCCGACGGCTCCGGCACTGTCGGCGTCGCTGGGATCGGTCAATCTGCCCATGCCGCCCGGCATTCCGGAGAACCGGCCCAACGTGGCTCCCCCGCGCAATTCGGTACTACCGCCCAGCCAGGGCAACCAGGACGGGAACAACGGACCGTTGCCGACCGCCGACCCTGCGCAACCGGTGGCCCCGGCAGCCGCCGAGGACCCGGATCCCGGGACCGCGGCCGTTCCCAACTCCTACGTGGTCGGCGGCAATGTCGGACCCGTGGGCAGCCAGCTGGAGAAGGACCAGCTGGGCGCGGTGCTCGGTGGGCAGCCCACCGCGGCGACGGAAATGCTGTTGGCGCCGCTGGTGCGCGGCACCGCGATGACGGTGACGTCGAGAAGTGAGGCATCCCGGTGA